A genomic segment from Asterias amurensis chromosome 6, ASM3211899v1 encodes:
- the LOC139939148 gene encoding squamous cell carcinoma antigen recognized by T-cells 3-like, producing MAAAESGSSCSDSSDWFSGSSDDEAECRLSQLVDEKGEESEDSDSTSLDHTELDSFADGFEISKDVNDYDAHIQLINAAKGLSDSPQSQIFDSHRLKGLARKRMSKYFPLTPELWLEWIQDEIDLQHLEKSKINKLFQKAVRDYTSPELWEKYCCFCLETINTNYSISEVRSIFEQALTAVGLHVSKADIIWKLYRDFENSLRESAQNEYEKDQQTARLERLFKRQLSVPLMNIRNTWSEYESMLGKPPTQISKGILAQLDKYRPYEQKLLKTTPPSYEDYRAYLDYEKASKGNPARVQCLYERAILDHCLQEQLWLDYTDYVETKLKIKDIVLSVYDRSVRNCPWSGRLWCNYLIAKEKFRESHNVIKGKYEEILSSGVLPTAAVYLAIWQSYIDYMRRRIPELDPRTLISDEKLEWRETVFRAVQFITSAYEDGDPTCSLVRYWARMEAIYCGNMQESRRLWNDIIIKGHANNAQMWMEYCRLERSHGDPEHCRKVFQQATASVSDYPEWIFEEWIMYEREEGTLETLSIAEAKIAKQKKRVDDMRAKAAREEQQTLQKQPKKHLKKKDKGAQRDSYSPNSNQRATKRKYPEEQPEHRVSSATDFDKPKNGDDVFKIPQAPSAASKTSSPRYSEQDSEFESPAAKKSKPEDETFTEETGQTRFKYPAKEKFFHDSSKDHRTVFVKNLSYNITESEIKAFFSKCGSVTDIRIAENNKHQFKGFCYVEFEDQSSAEKALELDNCKLKGRPMYVDWSEDRTKTTTKRQFKYDTKLEKSKLFVSGLPRSATNETLLEIFKKYGPVKEVRVVTYRSGISKGLAFVEFEKESDASRAVFGEDNTILDEHTINVAISNPPKRNPKKELLTNPSQSKTGHTESMQDNKKASLNPELTQNETSDKMQDETSIPKATEDKAQSAGSTEDNDQSRTTETKKSYPKSLGAKGVDGPRGKSRTQLSFVPRALNRKSSK from the exons ATGGCGGCGGCGGAAAGCGGCAGCAGTTGTTCGGATTCATCCGACTGGTTTAGTGGCAGCAGCGATGATGAAGCGGAATGTAGGCTCTCTCAACTGGTCGATGAGAAGGGCGAGGAGAGTGAGGATAGTGATTCCACGTCTCTTGATCACACAGAGCTGGACAGTTTTGCCGATGGTTTTGAG ATAAGTAAAGATGTCAACGATTATGATGCCCATATTCAGCTGATTAATGCAGCCAAGGGGCTGAGTGATTCTCCTCAAAGTCAAATCTTTGACAGTCACAGATTAAAAGGTTTAGCTCGAAAGAGAATGAGCAAGTATTTTCCATTAACTCCAG aGCTTTGGTTAGAATGGATACAAGATGAGATTGATCTTCAGCATTTGGAGAAATCTAAGATCAATAAACTCTTCCAAAAAGCAGTTCGAGACTACACCT CACCAGAGCTGTGGGAGAAGTATTGTTGTTTCTGCTTGGAAACTATTAATACAAACTACAGCATAAGTGAAGTGCGTAGTATCTTTGAGCAAGCTCTGACTGCAGTAGGGCTACATGTCAGCAAGGCTGACATTATTTGGAAGTTATACAGAGACTTTGAAAACAGCCTCAGAGAAAGCGCACAG AATGAGTATGAGAAGGACCAACAAACAGCTAGGCTGGAACGACTTTTCAAACGTCAGCTATCAGTGCCACTCATGA acataAGGAATACATGGAGTGAGTATGAGTCCATGTTGGGAAAACCTCCAACACAGATTTCAAAAGGAATCTTAGCTCAACTTGATAAGTACAGACCGTATGAGCAGAAACTG TTGAAGACAACTCCTCCAAGTTATGAAGACTACAGAGCCTACCTAGATTACGAGAAGGCATCTAAGGGTAACCCTGCGCGTGTACAATGCTTGTATGAGAGAGCCATACTAGATCACTGTCTGCAAGAACAACTTTGGCTAGACTACACTGACTATGTT GAGACTAAGCTGAAGATTAAGGACATAGTGCTATCAGTGTATGACAGATCAGTCAGGAACTGCCCTTGGTCTGGACGACTATGGTGTAACTATTTGATTGCCAAGGAAAAGTTCAGAGAGTCACACAATGTCATTAAAG gcAAGTATGAGGAGATACTATCGTCTGGTGTCCTACCTACAGCTGCAGTTTATCTTGCTATATGGCAGTCATACATTGATTACATGAGGAGACGTATACCAGAGCTTGATCCTAGAACATTGATTTCAG ATGAAAAGTTAGAGTGGAGAGAAACTGTGTTTAGAGCAGTGCAGTTTATTACTTCTG CTTATGAAGATGGAGATCCAACCTGTAGCCTTGTGCGTTATTGGGCTAGAATGGAG GCCATCTATTGTGGAAACATGCAAGAATCCAGAAGACTTTGGAATGATATCATAATCAAGGGACATGCAAATAATGCACAAATGTGGATGGAGTATTGTAGGTTGGAAAG GTCACATGGTGATCCAGAACATTGTCGGAAAGTGTTCCAGCAAGCTACTGCTTCAGTCAGTGACTACCCCGAGTGGATATTTGAGGAATGGATCATGTATGAAAGAGAAGAGGGAACCCTAGAAACATTGAGTATAGCAGAAGCAAAGATAGCCAAACAAAAGAAACGAGTAGATGACATGAGAGCAAAG GCTGCTAGGGAAGAGCAACAAACACTGCAAAAACAACCCAAAAAacacttgaagaaaaaagacaag GGGGCACAACGTGACAGTTATTCACCAAACAGTAACCAAAGAGCAACCAAGAGGAAA TATCCCGAGGAGCAACCTGAGCATAGAGTAAGCTCTGCCACTGATTTTGATAAACCTAAGAATGGCGATGATGTTTTCAAGATACCTCAGGCTCCTTCTGCAGCCTCAAAAACATCCTCACCCAGGTATTCAGAACAAGACTCTGAGTTTGAATCTCCAGCAGCCAAGAAGTCGAAAC CTGAAGATGAAACATTCACAGAGGAGACAGGTCAGACACGATTCAAATATCCAGCCAAGGAAAAGTTCTTCCATGACTCCAGTAAAGACCATCGAACAGTATTTGTCAAGAACCTCAGCTACAATATCACAGAGTCAGAGATCAAAGCTTTTTTCTCAAAG TGTGGCAGCGTAACAGACATTCGTATCGCAGAAAACAACAAGCATCAGTTCAAAGGATTCTGCTATGTGGAGTTTGAAGATCAG TCATCAGCAGAGAAGGCCTTAGAATTGGACAAttgtaaacttaaaggcagaCCAATGTATGTTGATTGGTCGGAGGATAGGACTAAAACTACTACCAAGCGCCAGTTCAAG TATGATACAAAGTTGGAGAAAAGTAAGCTATTTGTGTCTGGGTTGCCACGGTCTGCTACCAATGAGACGTTATTGGAAATCTTCAAAAAG TATGGACCAGTGAAGGAAGTCAGGGTGGTAACCTATCGAAGCGGCATCTCTAAAGGTCTTGCATTTGTGGAGTTTGAAAAAGAG agtGATGCATCACGAGCTGTCTTTGGCGAGGATAACACCATTCTAGATGAGCATACCATCAATGTTGCAATCAGTAATCCACCCAAGAGAAACCCAAAGAAGGAATTGCTAACCAATCCATCACAAAGCAAGACAGGTCATACTGAGTCAATGCAAGATAATAAAAAGGCGTCATTGAATCCTGAACTAACACAAAATGAGACTTCTGACAAAATGCAAGATGAGACATCCATTCCTAAAGCAACTGAAGACAAAGCCCAATCTGCCGGATCAACTGAAGATAATGATCAGAGTAGAACCACAGAGACAAAGAAGAGTTATCCCAAATCCTTAGGAGCAAA